The stretch of DNA GTATGGTCACATACATCTGGGATAAAAAACGATCAAAAAGCAAAAATATAAGGCCTTTTGCAAAATCGCTAAAGGCCTTATAAAATAGGGTTTCTTTGGTGTCGGAGACGGGACTTGAACCCGTACGGTCTCCCATACGCCCCTCAAACGTACGCGTCTGCCTATTCCGCCACTCCGACTTAGTTCGTCATGCAAATAAAATTATATGATTATGGCCCCGGTTTGTCAAGGGTGTATATTTAACCAGCGAGATTATTGTTATCAGAACCCGTAGCATTTAGGAATCGCTTAGCTCATATACATATAAAATGCTTTGCTGAGTCACACAGTCACTCCCTGTCGTAGAGCCAGGTATACACCTTATAGTTCCACAACACCTTGTGCACAAAGTTTCTGGTTTCCGGGAAGGGGATCACAGCTATGTCAGAGATGCCCCCGGATATTTTATCTTCCTGCAGCCACTTGCGTACATTGCCCCGCCCGCCGTTATAGGCGGCAAGCACCATTATTCTGTTGCCGGCGAATTCATCCTCCAAATTGGCTATGTACCAGGCACCCAGGCGGATGTTTGTTTCCGGGTCATATAGCAAGTCCGGGTGGTAAGGGTAAAGGTTAATTTGTTGGGCGATCCATTCACCGGTTTCGGGCATGATCTGCATCAGTCCCCTGGCATCTTTAGGGGAGACAGCATCAGGGTCGAAACTGCTCTCGGTTTTCATTATGGCGGTTAAAAAATACGGGTCAATATCAGCCCTGGCGGCATATTTAAAGATTTTGTCGCTGTAGGGCATGGGATAAAACAGTTTTATTATACTGATCAAGTTAAAAAGTACTGCTACGACCAATATAAATAATATTAATCTAAATTTATTCAGCCTGCGCCTGCGAGCGGTCAATTGCATCACTCCAT from Desulfoscipio gibsoniae DSM 7213 encodes:
- a CDS encoding lytic transglycosylase domain-containing protein, which produces MQLTARRRRLNKFRLILFILVVAVLFNLISIIKLFYPMPYSDKIFKYAARADIDPYFLTAIMKTESSFDPDAVSPKDARGLMQIMPETGEWIAQQINLYPYHPDLLYDPETNIRLGAWYIANLEDEFAGNRIMVLAAYNGGRGNVRKWLQEDKISGGISDIAVIPFPETRNFVHKVLWNYKVYTWLYDRE